The window GCTATTGCTGCTCGGGCAGCGACAATCACCGGAGGACACTTATATTTCATGCCAGGGGGAGGCTGTAGAACTTTTGCCACAAGGGGAATGATGTTGCTAACAGCCCGGTATGACTTTGCGATTGGACAATTCCCTGTTTGCAGCCACTCATTGCTCATAGCCTCGTGCTGTGAATTTCCCTACAAACAAATTCATTTAATCTTTGAGTCAACACACATTCACCTCACATGCCGAAACAATATAATGGTTCATCAATCCCAACACAATCCCATTGATCTTGAACTTGCAGAAAAAACTAGCAATATAGAGCTTCCCAACTAAAGAGACCCAAAAAGCATAACACCGGCACTGATGTACCTGTGAGGAAGAGTCTTTCTTAGATGAATTGGACTTCTTTTTCTGATTCTTAAATTTCTCAGAGAATGCATCAAAGCTGAATGGCCCTCCAGGTCCAAAGGAAGAGAGACTGATCGTTGCTGCCTTTGCAGCCAATGGGTTAAACTGTGGTGATGAAAGCTTTGTCTCTAATTTCTCCAAGTGTGAGAATGACCTTCCAGAGAGTGGGACTACTCCATCATGACCATGAAAAAGCCTGAATGCCATGTCAAAATTGGGGCCATCTTCAAAAATCGGACCTTTGGCTCCACGTACCTGCCAGGAAATCAAttaacaatttgcattttggtaaatggggaaaaaaaggagcTTGAGACATTGATAAAAATCACTAGCAGAAAGCTTACAGGCATTGCAAAAGGCATCGCTGAGGCAAGCGAGAAGTTAGTCGGTTCATTAATGTTCCTCAAAAAAGGACATTTCACGATGTCCATCTGGGAAGGTAAACAATCCTCgtttttcaagaacaagtcCATCTTTACCGAATCAAAAGAACCTGCACGTACAAAGAATAGCGTGAACAATGACATCCTCATGATGACATgcaaattgacattaaaaaaaaactgctaAGTGACTTCAGATTTTAATATTACGATATAAGTAGCAAGGCAGCGGTCAAATCAGTGTAAAGCAAATAGCACAGAAAACATTTTAGCTACCCTGAAAATACTTGTGCAGAAGTTGAAAAGTAAGCATACTCAAACATTGGCACTACACATAATCCAAAATAGAAGATGTGGAATTTGCTGAATTCCCCAGAGTTTCACAACCAAAAACAAGTACCTCAGATAGAGGGACAGACTGAAATACACAGCAGCCAAAACCCAAGGAAGATCAAAGTTTAATACAAATACAAGCCAAGCACACATTGGAGCGAACACACGCTCTTCAGAAGTGTGATTGCGGATTGACAGGTATATATGTCACACTGATGTATGGCAATTAGCACAGCTAAAGAGAAAAGGCGTGAATTTCAATATACAGGGTAAGAAAAGGAGCTGCATCATTTAGGCCAAGATGACATCACATGCTTAAAATTCTCATATTTCCGAAGTAGTTTACAAGGCAGAAAGACGACCAATTTCCGCACGGAAACTCACTGACCGAAAACAGGCAAAACTCAAACCATACCACAGCTGCATAAACTCCCAAGCTAAAACTTTTACCGGAGATTTCTAAGCTATAGACGACTGCTGTCACGTTGACCAACAGCTCTCTTGCAACACATATTCTCACCATATGTAAGAATCTACAGATTCCATCAATGCTAAAGAAAATTTAATCCTCTCGACGTGGATGGAACCCAGGTCTAGACAACTCTTACAAGGAGATGACTTTTGTGGAAAtcacttaaaaaggaaaaactcaacCAACGATCCACacgaaaccaaaaaaaaaaaaaaaaatgctgctAAGAACGTTTGACTACCTAATCATGATGCATTCATCCTGTGGTAAAGGTAACGACCTGCGATCCTTACAGATCATTCgagtccaaaaccctaaaatcacCAAAACCCCCCAAATCATCTGACTTCAACGCCTACCCAAATAATCGATCGATAGACGAGAACTTCGACATACCACcgtgggaaagaaaaaaagaaaaaagagagagagagagaatcttcAACAATAAAGACACATGGCCAGCATTGCAGAGCTCAAATTCGAGCAATCACAGCCGAAATCACCGCTCCACCGACCATGAGCGCGCGCGAACAGCAAAGATCGACACAGATACACACTCCAGCTCGACGGCGCAGGCCCGAATTCAGCTGCTGCGACGTCAACGACGAACGAACCATCCAACGACCGACGGAAGAAGAGACCCAAAAGAGCATACACAACAACAAAGCGAAAGAGAACGCAAGGAACAAACGATTTCCTCGGGACGAGCAAGCAGTCCACGAGGACACGAGCGCAAAACAGCATCGACCCGGAAAGACATTCGGTGGCAGGCAACGAATCGGCGAACCACACGAGAGAAGAAGCTAAAGGGAATTCGAGAAGATGATCACCTCGATCGGATCGAAGCAGGCGGGCCACCCCCACAgacaatggagagagagagagagagagagagagagagatgggaaatggaggagagagagagtaggtgAGAATGGAGGAGGCAGAGGTAGAGGTAAGAGGTAGAGGTGGAGGGAGAGGCGAAGGAGAAGAtaccttctccttctccttcgggCCTTGGCGTCTTGTgcaggagagagaaagtttgGGGGGCGAAACGACGACGCAGCGAGTGACGGCCACACGCCGAGTTTGACGTCGCCCCCTCCCTTGCGTCGTGGAACGCGTGGTTTCGGTTGGGGGTGGGACCCGGGTGGGTTTGGTTTGGGTTTGGGCCGGTCAACAGTTTGAACCGGTAGTGCTGTCGCGTGATCAACGCGCTccattttgttcttatttttaggtCCCAAAACTTTAGCCCGTCGTGCATCCCAGTCCCTAAACTTTCTAACTGTttctaaattataattcaatatttaatatgattttcaaaattttaaattatttaatttaatcctcGAATTATAAGAATATATTTAATGttatacctaaacttataaattagaaaatatattgaattaaaatttaagaattatattaagcaaattaaaatttcatgaatcaCGTTACATATATTAGGTTAAAGTTTGGACATCGTCTACATCTTTATCAcgattttcatggaaaatatcgAAAGAGCATGCGTCAACTTCCACTTCGGCATGCTTGGATTCGGTAACCTACCATGCGAGTCGTGACCGAGCATGTGGGAACCACGGATGAGGTTTTGGCGATCCAACGGTCCAAAGGTGGGATCAGTGGTGGATGAGACTTTTGGTGATCCAACGGCTCAAAAAAGTTCAAGGGCATGATGTCTTCGCGGCAGAGTGAATGATCATGGCATCCCAATTCGCTTAAATCACTAGAGTCAACGCATGCCACGtgtatttgaaaaatcaatttgagcagtttttattttctttccttttctttattattatttttttaatatatagcGGAAGGTAGTTTTTCAATGTTAGCAGTCGAAGGGAGCTTTCTAAATGGAGAAAATGGAGAACAAAAAGGTGTTACCTTCAAAAGATAACATTAGCAAAGCAAGAGTAATTTcagaaaagcaaaacaaataggGATATCAACTCAAATATATAAGGATCAATATAATCggaaaatgtcaattttatcCACTGTGATACCAATGACTCAATCCTTTTTTTGTCATTAATATCCCTAAATTATGCCACACTATGACGTTAACATCCCAAACTTCTGTCGCATTAGTATAAATTAAGGATttaatgacacaaaaaaaaaaaaattggggcatTGATATTACCGTAGATAAAATTTAGAGTTTTAGGTAGTGTTTTCTATATgtaaaacatttcaatttggaccaaattatcactatttttcttttcctataaCCGCCTCTAGCATATTTTTACCAATCTAATTCCACCTtatcttttacttttcaaactctctctctctctctcttggtctccttagacttttattttctacttaattttcaaattttagagctctcataatttgaattttattcaACACGAATATGCGCTACCTTTCAAAATATTGGAAGATTCAAATATCATTcctatataatttttctaagatgacaaatatttgttttgaattctaaattttttatgcaaagtGAAAGGttgaaaaaattacttttattgtTCGGACAAACCAGGCGTTGTTCTTTTATGCTAACCTAAAATGTGATTTGAGTGCTTTGAAGGTTCAGAGGGAGAACAATTGGATAAATTGTGAAGAGGGtatttgtcattttctcttttttccagtTTTTTCTATTGGGCTAGCTAAAAATGAAAGACAATTTATATATGCCTAAGATTGCATTATAAGAGCATTTTGGGCATTTATTAAGCatgattaataaaacaaaaggaattGGACTTCTTAGAGTGTTAACTACCTAATATCAGCAATCAATGGGAATTGTCCCAATAGCCACCCTTCCCACATGAGAAGAGGGAGATGAGAAGTTTGATTTCCCACATTCTTAGAGGAATGGGGATTAAGATGTTTAGTTTTAAGTATAAGGTTCGACTTCTACACTTTGCAAAGAAACAAGGCAAAAGTTTATGAGTAAGTTGAGAAGTTAGAGTAtgacaaaccaaaaaaaaaaaaaaacatatatcaGCAGAAAAATTGATGTACTTAAAATTGCTAACTTTTCATATTTATGGTgcgatttagaaaatattttccaaaaaataattgcttgatcgcttacaaaaaataaatgaatgagaaaCATTTTTCGTCATCCATGGAAATAACTAGGTATAAAatgttattgataatgaaaacatttttagttGACTAActtttctaaattatataactaatcatttttaaaatatatatatttaccaaaacttttgttttccgtTAAACAAACAAATACAAGATATGTGCTACCTAACATTGGATTTTCATTGCAATAATACATCATTTGCTCTTTGTTCTTccatattgaaaattttgtctatataaaaaaatcaggaTATCTTACTCATTTGAAGGGGGACTCCATATTCGAAAGTTCGTTGTATGGTGGTATAGGTGATggtaataaaatttcttttaaataaatattgtttCATTATTTCCAATTACTGGAAAAGAATGCAATTGTATCGACTTTGTCATGTTCTAACTTCTAAGCATAATTCACATacaaaaacaaatgcaaaacaaaacaagatcTATCACGGATCAAAGCTAATAAACGTAATATTTTTAACAGGGTCAAAGGCCAAATAAAAACCAAGTTACTCATGAAAATAAGTCTATACGATATGTAAAAGATAAAAGTAATCCTTGAACGATtgcaaaatattcaatctaGACCCTCAATTTCTATGGTGCAATTGGATCGTGGAATTATACAATTTTTCGTTCTAATCAGTACTTCCGTCAGAATTATGGACAGAAATGCTAGCATGGCGAAGGCGAAGGCGCACAGTTCAACTACCAGTCGACATTATTGGCCGTCAGGGGAGGTTGGGCACTGGCCACTGCCGCCTAGGAACACCACAGATGCGGTAACACGCAGAGAGAGAAGGCGAAATCAGGGCCCTTGCTGGCCTTATCACGGAGACCAATAGTGTCCTTGCCTACTTCTAAGGATTAAACGTGTAGCAGCGTTGAAAGATTGAACTTAATTCGAGTATTTTTCGCCTTGCACTTTCAGCATGTATGAAATCACCGCAGCTAAATTGCAAGCATTACCATGATAAAAATTGAGTACTCTTCAGCTATGACAAAATATTTGGCATTAGTTTCATTTGAATGACAAGAtctgacataaaaaaaaaaaaaagtaaatgaattCATGAACACCATAACTCTtctttctagaaaaaaattgcccaaaaagtcctaaacctacaGGACGGTGGCCAATTTGATCCAAAACTTTTGAATTAgactaattcaatattaaaatttttgatgatttgtcacgTTATTCCTAAACCTACttgtcaatatagtcctttACGCTAATTATCcagataataagtttaaaaccgaattggcaaatttttaaaaggtttaaaactaaattgataaattttcaaaaggtttagaaataaattgacaaatcgtcgactagtttaggactaaattaacataattgaaagatttaggattgactTGGCCgctatataataaatttatgactttttggacaattatcatTTATTTCCCTATgtattttctcacttttgatattttaacttttggatGTTATTTGTTAATCTCTTTCACTGATGATCAAGCATGTTCTAAAAGATTATACATATACATAAACACATACGGGCAATTGCGAACATGCGTAATTTTGTGCTTTCCATATAAGCAAAAATTACATtattaggaaagaaaaaagatcaatgTCAAAAACACTTTATTTAGCATGTGAGATACACCTTTAACAGAGAAGGAATAACAAGCCCTCTCCCCCTATCGCCATCTCCGCAAATTTAACACTGCGTAAAGATAGTCGTAACGATCAATAAATCATGGCCAATCAGTGTCCTTCGACGATCGAGCGACAACGCTTCCATGCGGCGGCGCTCTTCTGCAAGATCTCCGCTTCGTGAGGCGCGAATTTACCGGTGCTGAGGACAGCCAAGATAAGCTCAGAGTGGCAAGGATGGCCGAACTTCAGCAGAACGCTGCAACAAGCGTCGGTGATCGGGGGGCCCTTGTGAACAATGTTCTGGAAGATCTCGATCCCGCATTCTTCGGTCATGTTCTTGATGCAAAGCTCGAGGGAGTCATCGTAACCCGGCGCCGGCTGAGGAACATGTTCAGCGAATCCCAGCTTGAGCAGCGCGAAGCACGCGAGGAGGAGCGCAGGAAAGGCGATGGTGGATCTGGCCATGGTTGTTCTGCGAATGGTGTATCTCactttttgctttatttggtTTTATTCGAAGGATGCGTTTGACAGGAGACAATCGAGCGCTTTTATAGTGATGTCGAGGACTGGTTTATTAATGTTTCATAgcaattcttcatttatttgCTGCGCAAGAGATAGCAAGTTACAAAATCCTGGCATTTAATGATTCTTGCAGCGTTCATCGATGCCCATGATCATTAGCCTGATTGAGATCTTCAGTTTACCATTAATTAAAACCCTAATGGCGTTCTCGCTTTTTGTCACATGCGCATGTCAAGGAAAAAAACCTCAAATAAAAGGCAAACCCAATGACACATTTCGACCACAAGAAATTTctacaaaatttcaaaagaaaacgatTCCTTCTGTCGAGATGTATTGTAGCGACGCGATATACAAGAGGCggatataataatttaaattgtaaaaatcaTTATCGACTTATCTTATAAAATATATTCGTTTCAAAAATCGAATTTAGATCACCCCATGCTTCTAACCATTTAAGTTTCTTTTGCCTAAATAAATTTGCATCcttaaagttttcttttttttctccccattcatatatatatatatggaccTCTCGAAGGGACTCACCATGCTTTATTCCTGTGCTTTCTTAGTGATCGACTCATGGTGGTTTAAGCAATATCATTTACCTAAAGCATCTCGTATCTAATAAGACAATTTTCGTGTGGGATGATAATACCATTAGCCTATGAATTTTTTGCAAAGTGTGCAATGTCGTATCTAAACtttcaattcattcaatttctacacttTTGTTCAATGTGCAACTGTCAAAGCTAGCCCAATGACCAAGAGGGGAGTGAAAAGACTGTTTCGAGAAAATCTAAACTTTTTCATGGAATGCTTGCAAGTATGTTTTAGTAGATGCAGAAATAGTTAAACAATTATTTCTACTTATGTAAATAGATCAACGAATGAGATAAATagatagaaaaatttcaaacatataTGGAGTGGATCGGCTCATAACCAAACCTACATCTACTCTTTCAAACTAACAGTTAAGAATCGCGCTGGAATTTATTTGTAATCTTCAAGAGGTTAAAGATAGTAGCAGGTGGTGCTTCTATTTGAAGCTAGGAGATACTCTACAAAAACATAAGCATTTCTATCACCATGAACACCCTCTGTTCACAGATTACAAAGCTCCCCAACCCGTTCAAATAAATCTAAATCAGAGTACAAGCAGTAATCACACTTAAAAGCACGAGGAAATTCAAGGAAATAGAGAGTAGAAGCTTTCGAATTTCCGCCACTGTCCTCAGCAATCTTTGACCCCCTTTATAAACTTCCAACCCTTGATCTAGCTGCGGGAAAGTCCTAACTAGGTCGAAGGTCCGTTGGAAGACAAATATCTCCCTAGCCGGCATCCGGACTGCACAATCAGTTTGCCATCGTTGAGTTAAAATGGAGTTAAAATGGAGGTTACCATCATTGAAGACTTCTACTTCCGTCCAGTGTCTAACTCTCTAAATGCTTGTTATTAACCTCTGATTTAAATCTTAAATGAACTCAAAAGAGGTCCGGTTCTTCTTGTTTAGACAGTAGAAGCACGTCAAACAACTTCTTCCTCGTCAATAGCAGGAGCACTTCTACCAACAGTCCTTCTAGTTCTTTAACGCTTCTAGCCGAAACTGGCCGTTCACCATCTATCCTTTGGTCCTTCCAAGTAAAAATGAGTATGGATTCAAGGTAGAACTTGCAACCATAAATATGGAAAagttaacaaaataataatataatttatatttattttttaaaaaaaaggggcgAGGGGACACAGGCCCTTGCCACCGCCGGGGCCGCCAAACCTCAGCGGGCTCGGCAGCCctagccctcgccgccggctgcctccctcctcctcctccttcccccttttttcttcctcctcctcaaccACCGGCtgcttttcctcctcctccttcccccccACCCCGcgccagatctaggcgaggccgcaAGCCCGCCCGGCTAGGCTaagggccgccgcccgccgggggTCGCCTCAAAgggcggtggcccttggcccggccgggcgagggccaccaACCCTTGCCaccggtcggccggggtcgccgccCCGGCCAAGGCCTCGGCGACCCCACCGACCCTCCCCTTCGTCGCCACCCTTCCCGACGGGGGGAGGCGGCCCTCACCGCCTCcccatttccttttttaatttttttttaattttaaaattattattttaaaatattttaactaaatttaatttttaatttaatttaactattttttatattattttttaccacatcagcctaaaacgacgttgtttttgcgttatttggccacgtcggcgtgcaaaatgGTGTCATTTTGCACTCGTTTcgcggaaaaatgccacgtatgcaattttGCTGGATTTTGGCCAGATTGGCACTTAGGTGagccattttgctccgattttggcacttaaatgtatctttcgtaagttatggtacttaaacGTCCATTTCtacaaagttatggcactccaaggGTTCGCATTTCTGTATATCTCATTttatcttgtaatttttttgtatatttactAAGTGAATGTTTTATTtaatctctcctctctttttctttttctttttttttcacatagGTATTGTCTTAACGAGGGCattatcatcaataaatacagTTAACGAGTTGAAGTGGAATGAAATTATGTGGTGAGGTTTTCTTGTTTTAGTTTAATgaatagtaattttaatttaaaactatttgAGTACAGTCCGTGCACCGTTTTTCTTCTCTACCATGACGAATCAATATTATGTTATGGAATCTACTCTTATAGATGAATGAGAATGAAGtttgataattcatattttACGCTACGagttttatttgttattttattttaaatgtttaCCTTTTATGGATTTTTGCTATTGGTTTATGGGAAATTTTATTATTGCTTTgactttcattttccttaactaaagttgaaacaaaaaataaaagattaaataaaaaattggaattggtcAATTTCAACGTATACAAGATAGGTCCAGTCTTGATAGGGTActttccaaattccaaaaattgagaaccaatcCCAATAGGTAGATTGCAGTTTTCAAGTGAAATGAGAACCTATCCTAGAACCACTCACCCTTACTTAAAGACTCCAGTTCTATGTTATTCACCATTTTTTGTTCATCCAAATCTTCACAAACTTCCTCATTTTACAACTTTTTCACCCTTTACTTAGGTCCAGCCAACTTTCAAACACCTTATATGCATAATATCATGTTCAACCTTAATAGAGGCAGAGCAATCTTAACTTTTGATGGTGCCGGTGGGACACGATCCGCATATCACCTGTGCATCTATAAAATAGTGCTCCACTAATAATGCACACATTAGtaatctctttttatttttgtcatcttcaaaacatcattctctttttatttttgtcatcttcaaaacatcatagtGATATCTATCGAACTTTCAATGGATGGAATTAAGAACTTAACAAATTGTAATATTGGAGTAATCATCGCaagaatatgatttttttttctcgttttacAATTGAGTacttaaacctttttttcttcaactaaATACCTCAACTATTTAATTGTGGATCAATGTGAAGCCTTTGTTAAAATCACGAACAAAAAGTATCAATGTGGACACTAATGCCATTAAATAGCCATTAATTGTCCACATTTGCACCTAATTTTTGGGATAATGTCAAGTCAATGGAGACACATTAAATGATTGAAATCATCCAAATCGGTATCCTTATTCTTTCTCTTCTCATCACCTAACACAAATGAAGATGGCACGGTTCTTGCCGAGTAAGAGAGTCACGCAACCAATTATGCTTCATTTTTGCGGGTAAGTGAGCTAGGTGAGTTGCGCAAGCAAAATCACATGGCATGGCGGTTTATTTAATGGAAGCCACACGTTGAGTCAAATTCGAAAAGTCGAGTTACTTGATTGAACAATATGTTTAGCTTCTCGATTAGAAAATATGCAAAAGCTGAGGTACTTGTGCCACTTTCAAATGTTCACCATCATttttctaatattcagtgcTAACAAAATTCATTAAGAAGGACAAACAATTTAGTAAAAACTAAAATAGAATCTGAGAGAATTATGCATGTGGATTTCGTACGTGCAAAAATTCACTCGTATTACAGAAGGAGCACGTGGTCCCTCTCTACATGCACATTTCCTCTATGTTTccctttaaataaataattaaataattcttCGCTCAATCACTTTAAATGGACATTTTCATCTATCTTCCACTCTTCAATGGCAAAAAattcgtaaaagaaaaagaacagggACAAATCGGTTGGGCAAATAGTAGTCGAGCGTTTAAGGATGACACCAGACGTAGAATAGAAGATTAAAGATTAAAAGTGTGTTACCGCTTTAACAGTTTAACATATCGTGTTGAAAGATTGAACTTAGCTGGACCATTTTGCCTTTGCACTATTAGCATGTATGAAACCACCCTAGCTAAATCTCGAGccttattaataataaaaaaattagtacctTTCTACCATTATAGAGGATCtgtcaataaaataatttgaaaaacaagTTTAGATCAACAAATCGGAAAAGTAATTGAATTCATGAGCTCAATCACTCTTCTTAtccccttttattttcttaatttttacattttaactTTTTCAGTTATCTAATAACCTCTTTCACAATgatcaaatttacaaaaaaatgaaatcgaCTCCTTCTGTTAACTCTACACAAATTCTCTAATAGAAAATATTGACAGGGCTTTGTTTAAATATTTGTGGTTAAATCATGAAACATAAAACTAAAACAATGTTGTGTTAGTCCAAATCTGATTTTTAATACAGATTTTACTTAAACTAAATTTTAAAAGGAAGCTAAAAAAAGGAAGGAGTAGAAACATGATTGTAGCTCTCGTCATTACCACCCAACCATTGCTCGAAAGGGCTGGCAGGTATCAGCAACCATGGGCAAGGGTACAAGGGAGGGTCAATGACCCTCG of the Eucalyptus grandis isolate ANBG69807.140 chromosome 10, ASM1654582v1, whole genome shotgun sequence genome contains:
- the LOC120289001 gene encoding protein DOWN-REGULATED IN DIF1 11-like encodes the protein MARSTIAFPALLLACFALLKLGFAEHVPQPAPGYDDSLELCIKNMTEECGIEIFQNIVHKGPPITDACCSVLLKFGHPCHSELILAVLSTGKFAPHEAEILQKSAAAWKRCRSIVEGH
- the LOC104421806 gene encoding uncharacterized protein LOC104421806, with translation MDLFLKNEDCLPSQMDIVKCPFLRNINEPTNFSLASAMPFAMPVRGAKGPIFEDGPNFDMAFRLFHGHDGVVPLSGRSFSHLEKLETKLSSPQFNPLAAKAATISLSSFGPGGPFSFDAFSEKFKNQKKKSNSSKKDSSSQGNSQHEAMSNEWLQTGNCPIAKSYRAVSNIIPLVAKVLQPPPGMKYKCPPVIVAARAAIARTALAKNLRPQPLPAKVLAIGLLGMAANVPLGIWREHTEKFSPSWFAAVHAAVPFIAMLRKSVLMPKSAMAFTIAASVLGQVIGSRAERYRLKAVAAQKPSITDNSIGVSSPLQVVEVKSGHCGSAVEWDRVALQVAGPSASTDVFC